The Pradoshia eiseniae DNA segment ACAGCGTGTCCAAGTCATTAAGGATACAGACGCAGGAAAAGGTACGCTCCAATTCGGAACAGAGGTTGTCAGTGCCTCTGACGGATCAGTTGCTGCTTTGCTTGGCGCATCCCCAGGTGCATCAACGGCTGTTCATGTCATGTTGAAGGTTTTAGAGAAGTGCTTCCCTCAGGAAATGAGTGGCTGGGAAAGCAAGATCAAGGAAATGGTGCCTTCATATGGGGTATCCCTTGCTGACAATCCCGAGCTCCTATCTCAAATAAATGAATCAACCTCGCACATCTTAAAGCTGAGGATGAATTCATCTCAGCTTGCTTATCATTCATAAGCTGACAGTGGATAAAACCGCAAATAGGCCTCTATTTGCGGTTTTTGCTATATAAATATAAATAAAAAGGTGTATATGCTTTTGGCTTATCCACTTTTTTGCTTTATTATTATAGTAATGAAGGAGAGTCCTAGTTGATGAATAGATTATGTCCCATTTAGATGAAATACCAATTATAATAATGAGACATGGCAAAAATGGGCCGAAAAAATATTTAAAGGAGAAACGATTTTGGCTGAAAGCAGAAACCCTTATGAGAAATATAAGACCGCTATTTTTAGAACCGTATTAATTTTGCTCATCATATCGACAGTTTATGCGGTTTATATGGCGATTGTTACGCCAACAGGGTTGGCATCTAATGAATATGAGCGGATGCGAAGTGATTATATATTGATGGTTTTGCAATGCATCGTGGGAAGCTTCGTGATCTTTCTGCCATCTAAGGTGGAACAGAGATTTCGGTTAGATATACCTGATATTATGGAAATATTGTATTTCCTCTTCTTATTTTGTGCAATTTACCTTGGAGAGGTACAAAATTTCTATTTCAAAATTCCTTATTGGGATTTGATTCTCCACTGTTTCAGCGCAGGGATGTTAGGAGCGCTTGGGTTTGTGATTGTTAATTTCTTCAACGATATGGAGAGGATAAAAATTACGCTAAGCCCCTTCTTTGTGTCACTGTTTGCGTTTTGTTTTGCGCTGACTTGCGGAACGGTATGGGAAATTTATGAGTTTCTGGCTGATGGCATGTTAGGGACAAATATGCAGAAATTCATCACCTCAGATGGGACGGTATTAATCGGGCGTGATGCCCTGGTGGACACAATGGAGGATTTCATTGTCGATTCCCTGGGTGCACTGGTCGTGACCGCTATTGGTTACCGTCATCTTAACAAACGGAACAAAGCAAGCATTCAACAGGCAGAAGCAGAGCATAGGGAGCAGCGCAGAGCCTGAAAATGCTAAAAAAGTGCCTTTGGCACTTTTTTTGTTATGTGAATCTTATAAGGATTTCTCCGTTTACCCCGTATACTCTGAAATCTATTTCGAGCTTCTGTTTTTTCGGTATTGAGAGGGGGTCATATTTGTCTCACGCTTGAAGGCTTGAGAAAAAAGAGATTGAGATGAAAATCCAATGATATTAGAAATATCCGAGATTGGATAATTGGTTGTTTCTAATAGTATTTTGCTTTCTCGTATACGAATATCGATTAAATATTCGATAGGAGAGAGGCCCACAAGTTTTTTGAATGAATGAGACAGATAGTATTTATTCATATGGCTAGCCTTAGCTAAAATGTCTAAGTTAATCTTCTCGCGGAAATGCTGCTTGATGAAATTTTTTGTGAATGCAATATCTTTGCTGATTTTTTGAGAGGAGATTTTCTCTAAGTTCAAATTCTTTTTTCTAAGCATTTTAAGTAATAATATCTCGATTATATTCCGCAGGATTAACTCATAATCATTCTTTTGGCTTTCTGCTTCTTCGAGTAATTGTTCAAGATAAGAAAGATAGATATTCTTTTCCTCTATGTAGTTATGGAATGTCACTTGCTCTGAACTATCGGGAGTTGTAAAGGCAAACCCTTCTATACCTACAGCGATATATTCAAGGGGATGGGTATTGCACGATTTCTCGGTGTGTTCAACATGCGGATTAATGATGATTAAGTCCTGTTCTTTGACAGGAACTTGCTCATGGGAAAAGATGAAGGTCCCTTTGCCTCTAGTAATATATAAGATTTCCGTAAAATGATGCGCATGGTTTGTGCTATGCCAATCAATGTCATACTTTGCTTTAGTAATATAAAGAAGTTTTATCGGAAGATGTTCCTGATTGACTATAGGAACCTCGTATACTTCATTAGACATATGATATCCTCCCTATCATCTTTTCCCTATTATATTGAAATTAGTAATTTCATACAATTTTTAAAGCAAGATTTCTAAAAAATTTGACAATATGTTTGTTGTGTAAACGTTTTCTGAATTCCTATAATCAAGTTAGGACTAAAAGGGAGGGGAAAAAATGAAT contains these protein-coding regions:
- a CDS encoding helix-turn-helix transcriptional regulator; the protein is MSNEVYEVPIVNQEHLPIKLLYITKAKYDIDWHSTNHAHHFTEILYITRGKGTFIFSHEQVPVKEQDLIIINPHVEHTEKSCNTHPLEYIAVGIEGFAFTTPDSSEQVTFHNYIEEKNIYLSYLEQLLEEAESQKNDYELILRNIIEILLLKMLRKKNLNLEKISSQKISKDIAFTKNFIKQHFREKINLDILAKASHMNKYYLSHSFKKLVGLSPIEYLIDIRIRESKILLETTNYPISDISNIIGFSSQSLFSQAFKRETNMTPSQYRKNRSSK